One region of Leishmania braziliensis MHOM/BR/75/M2904 complete genome, chromosome 17 genomic DNA includes:
- a CDS encoding putative protein kinase, with protein sequence MQRGPPNSTKIASSASPPALSTSGVFIKKRTKKGTSPSTVGAATASAVPESTTRRGRHPSSSTRVIGKGPIKASSATPGRKGESALLQSDASSAITNTVTAHSLPSPTPFTSSSHLLPPAVNSAGAKRCALSIATAGSATKAPSVAVANLRGKGSAGSLPSAPATAPKPSSFTAKAASGKSASVGCRSRTASVIKMGGQRGSVAPHLPAVCSDRDVVAAAAKDRGSDDSEKSEESTPHLGSAITPIVALAFPIATRGESSNGSLAGAVTDVLPPLRLLASAESKFNHGAHSPTRPSLHKTLSSTAPHHPSPHAPASYIKAPVDRVSSQALVMNPLSPTMIEASLPERKSSSGVTTSTKIGVDSAVGGWRAHCYAPTIPSHSAAAECEGGAGGGGVPAKGKTGNRLSKTPAQGVGSQRDDEPSSDEEGDDEDGSDKEDEESEDNDYDDGDTSDEDDENDDDSSADDDDDDDASMSASSSSLSTSTASTSAGGGKSWGKKRSSNKLKQHTAVVEKNSAVPSSPSECARWRGGPEPAAQLTRTKVSREGDVNVKVIFAVRSRHCFRRYVKEVMTRFGFQKATDFDMYCIDQYGDRVDIDTAEDFDQLLDAFTMAMTEGKEALGSSPCLHASSPPPPMSVAPLYHLYSGTQSTSGCRISSPVDGLNMNDHAHARAMSFSANYNNASSFYAGRSFSLFPRLDATTTSFISTGGLVEDDGKSSGSVLRLYVRYSNAYYAEHRQEFQQQMQECPRYPQSVLSNGGSGTHWQQQLSLGSRSSKGQPQADLFPSSHVSPGETGFPFARMLFASTSGGVSKGCGGVGNASSRDEFCAGYGQSEDWPGTSLESVSLQFSETLCSNLTKTFQLEEGQLVDWRRMSVLGKGSFGTVYEGITQDGKMLAVKVQELPLDDGEDAEAVKALKTEINLMRLLKHKNIVAYYGCQTRVLPTGNQQMEVFLELCHGGSLASLRRKFSKAKEPFSISLVRSYTRQVLEGLAYLHAQNVVHRDIKSDNVLISAMGEAKLADFGCSKRL encoded by the coding sequence ATGCAGCGCGGACCCCCTAACTCGACGAAGATAGCATCTTCGGCTTCACCACCAGCGCTGTCCACGTCGGGAGTTTTCATCAAGAAGCGCACAAAGAAGGGCACATCACCTTCCACGGTTGGGGCGGCGACAGCTTCAGCGGTGCCCGAGAGCACCACTCGAAGAGGACGccacccctcttcctccacacgCGTGATAGGCAAGGGGCCCATAAAGGCTTCCTCGGCGACCCCTGGACGAAAGGGTGAGTCCGCGTTACTCCAGTCGGACGCGTCGAGCGCGATAACCAACACTGTAACTGCGCACTCACTGCCATCCCCAACACCGTTTACCTCGTCATCGCATCTGCTCCCGCCCGCAGTGAACAGTGCGGGTGCGAAACGGTGCGCTTTAAGTATCGCCACCGCAGGCTCAGCCACAAAGGCCCCATCAGTCGCTGTCGCCAATCTGCGAGGCAAGGGCTCCGCTGGCTCCCTTCCCTCCGCACCGGCGACAGCGCCTAAGCCATCATCGTTCACCGCTAAGGCGGCATCGGGGAAAAGTGCCTCCGTaggctgccgcagccgcaccgcctctgtCATAAAGATGGGCGGCcagcgcggcagcgtcgcacCTCACCTCCCTGCTGTGTGCAGCGACAGGGATGTCGTTGCAGCGGCTGCCAAGGATCGCGGTAGCGATGATAGCGAGAAATCAGAAGAGAGTACGCCACACTTGGGGTCAGCCATCACCCCCATTGTTGCTCTCGCTTTTCCTATTGCCACCCGGGGCGAGAGCAGCAACGGTAGCCTCGCAGGTGCAGTCACAGACGTGCTGCCACCCTTACGCTTGCTGGCCAGTGCCGAGTCCAAGTTCAACCATGGTGCGCACTCGCCGACTCGGCCGTCGCTGCACAAGACGCTGAGTAGTACAGCCCCGCATCACCCTTCCCCACACGCCCCTGCGAGCTACATCAAGGCACCTGTAGATCGCGTGTCGTCACAGGCCTTAGTCATGAACCCCCTCTCGCCTACGATGATCGAAGCATCTTTACCAGAGCGGAAGTCAAGTAGTGGTGTGACCACCAGCACCAAAATCGGTGTCGATAGTGCCGTCGGCGGCTGGCGAGCACACTGCTATGCGCCGACGATCCCTTCGCatagcgccgctgcagagtgcgaaggaggagccggaggcggcggcgtgccggCGAAGGGGAAGACAGGCAATAGACTCAGCAAGACCCCTGCCCAAGGAGTTGGTAGCCAGAGAGATGACGAGCCCTCGAGTGACGAAGAGGGGGACGATGAGGATGGTAGCGACAaggaagacgaagagagcgaggacaACGACTACGATGATGGCGACACGTCAGACGAGGACGATGagaacgacgacgacagcagcgctgatgacgacgacgacgacgatgcgtCGATGTCGGCCTCATCTTCCTCCTTAAGCACCTCGACGGCATCGACCTCTGCCGGCGGCGGGAAGTCATGGGGAAAGAAGCGGAGTAGCAATAAACTGAAGCAGCACACTGCCGTGGTTGAGAAGAACTCGGCCGTGCCGTCCTCACCGTCAGAGTGTGCGCGGTGGCGCGGTGGACCCGAaccagcggcgcagctgacTCGAACAAAGGTGTCGAGAGAGGGTGACGTGAACGTAAAGGTCATCTTCGCCGTTCGTTCTCGTCACTGCTTCCGCCGCTACGTGAAGGAGGTGATGACGCGCTTCGGCTTTCAGAAGGCGACGGACTTCGATATGTACTGTATTGATCAGTACGGCGACCGCGTCGACATCGACACGGCGGAGGACTTTGACCAGCTGCTTGACGCGTTCACCATGGCCATGACGGAAGGTAAGGAGGCTCTCGGCAGCTCCCCATGCCTGCacgcctcttcgccgccgccgccgatgtcCGTGGCGCCCCTCTATCACCTTTACAGCGGCACTCAAAGCACGAGTGGCTGTAGAATATCCTCGCCAGTTGATGGGCTAAACATGAATGACCATGCCCACGCGCGAGCCATGAGCTTCAGTGCAAACTACAACAACGCATCCTCCTTCTATGCCGGCAGGTCTTTCTCCTTATTCCCCAGGTTGGATGCGACCACCACGTCGTTCATCAGCACCGGCGGCCTCGTGGAAGATGATggcaagagcagcggcagcgtgctGCGGCTTTATGTGCGCTACTCGAACGCCTACTACGCTGAGCACCGGCAAGAGTTCCAGCAGCAGATGCAAGAGTGCCCGAGATACCCGCAGAGCGTCTTGAGTaacggtggcagcggtacccattggcagcagcagctctcgcTTGGCTCGCGTTCGAGCAAGGGGCAGCCTCAAGCAGACCTGTTTCCAAGCAGCCATGTCTCGCCTGGTGAGACAGGCTTCCCCTTCGCGCGGATGCTGTTTGCAAGCACGAGTGGTGGCGTTAGCAAAGGATGTGGAGGCGTCGGCAACGCTTCAAGCCGCGACGAATTCTGCGCTGGCTATGGCCAATCCGAAGACTGGCCTGGTACCTCCTTGGAAAGCGTGTCGCTGCAGTTCAGCGAGACACTCTGCAGCAATCTTACCAAGACGTTCCAACTTGAGGAGGGGCAGCTGGTAGACTGGCGGCGCATGAGCGTGCTTGGCAAGGGCTCCTTTGGCACAGTCTACGAGGGCATCACCCAGGATGGGAAGATGTTGGCGGTgaaggtgcaggagctgcctCTCGATGACGGAGAGGAtgcggaggcggtgaaggCGTTGAAAACAGAGATCAACCTCATGCGTTTGCTGAAGCACAAGAACATCGTCGCCTACTACGGGTGTCAGACTCGCGTGCTGCCGACAGGCAACCAGCAGATGGAAGTCTTCCTCGAGCTATGCCACGGTGGCAGTCTCGCCTCCCTGCGGCGGAAGTTTTCCAAGGCCAAGGAGCCATTCAGCATCTCGCTCGTGCGCTCATACACTCGGCAGGTGCTGGAGGGGTTGGCCTACCTGCACGCCCAGAACGTCGTGCATCGCGACATCAAGAGCGACAACGTGCTCATCTCTGCCATGGGTGAGGCGAAGCTCGCTGATTTTGGGTGCAGCAAGCGGTTG